CACGGTGCTCGCCTCGGCCCGCATCGGCGGCACGGCCGTGCTGGGCTGGCTGGCCACCGTCGTGCTGATTCCCGTCGTACTGTTCTATCTGTTGCTGGACTGGCATCCGATGCTGGCGCGCATCGCCGGCGCCGTGCCGCGCCGCTGGGTCGGGCGCACGGTGGGCATGGCGCAAGAAGTCGACACCTTGCTGGCGCAATACCTGCGCGGCCAGTTGCTCGTCATGCTGGTGCTGGCCACGTACTACTCGGTGGCGCTGGCCATCGCCGGTTTTGAAGTGGCATTGCCTGTGGGCATCATCACGGGCTTGCTGGTGTTCATCCCCTACCTGGGCTTCGGCCTGGGCCTGATGCTGGCGCTGATCGCCGCCCTGCTGCAGTTTGCCGACTGGAGCGGCGTGATCGCCGTGGCCGTCATCTATGGCTGCGGCCAGGTCATCGAAGGCTTTTTCCTCACGCCGCGCCTGGTGGGCGAGCGCATCGGTTTAAATCCGCTGGCCGTGATCTTCGCCTTATTGGCATTCGGACAATTGTTCGGTTTCGTCGGTGTTTTGCTCGCTTTACCCGCTTCTGCCGTGCTGATGGTCGCTTTTAAGCATCTAAGACGCCACTACCTCTCCAGCAGCTTCTATAATGCATGACAAGGTGACTGACATAAGCTACTGCGCGTCGCGCTTTGCGGCCTGCGATGCTCACCGTGCTCCAGCACGGTTGCGCTTCTCGGCCACAAATCGCTGCCGCTCGCTACGCTTCTGTCAGGCACCCGATACGGCTACAATATGAAACTAACAACAGCGACGACAACGCTCAAGCAGTAATGAAAAACAGGACAAGGCGTACGCCATGAAACAACTGGTGCTCGATTTAGGCACAGACCAGGCGCACAGCCTCGATACCTTCGAGGTGGGACAGAATGCCGAAGTGGCGCAGCTGATGCGCCAGTTCGCCGCGCGCACGTCGCGCGAACATTTTGCCTACCTGTGGGGTGAACTGGCCGCCGGCAAGAGCCATCTGCTCAAGGCCCTGGCCAGCACCGAGCGCGCGCGCTACATTTCGCCGTTCTCGATCGAGTCCGAATTCGTGTATTCGCCCGACGTCGACCTGTACCTGCTCGACGACTGCGAAAAACTGTCGCCGCTGGCGCAGATCGACGCCTTTGCCCTGTTCAATGAAATCCGCGCCAACAAGGCCTATATGGTGTGCAGCGGCGCCGTGCCGCCCGCCGTGCTGCCCGTGCGCGAAGACTTGCGCACGCGCATGGGCTGGGGCCTGATCTATCAAATCCACGGCTTGACGGACGATGAAAAAATCGCCGCCCTGACCCAGGCGGCCACCACCCGCGGCTTGACCTTGTCGCCCGGCGTGTTACCCTATCTGCTGTCCCATTTCCGGCGCGACATGCGTTCGCTGTCGACGATGCTGGACTCTCTCGACCTCTACTCCCTGGAAACCCAACGCCCGATCACCTTGCCATTGTTGCGCGAGTTGCTGCAGGCGGAAGCGAAAGAATGATGAATCTGGCCCTGTTTGACCTCGACCACACCCTGCTGCCCATCGACTCGGATCACGAGTGGGGCGAATTCCTGGTACGCATCGGTGCCGTGGACGCCGCCGAATTCACCCGCCGCAACGACGAATTTTTCGCGCAATACCAGGCCGGCACGCTCGATCCGGTGGAATACCTGGAATTTTCGCTCGGCACGCTGGCGCAATTCCCGCGCGAACGCCTCGAAGCGCTGCACCGGCAATTCATGGCCGAAGTGGTCGTGCCGGCCATCCGTCCCGAAGTCGTCGCCCTGCTCAAGCAGCACCAGGACGCGGGCGATTTGCTGGCCATCGTCACGGCCACCAACCATTTCATCACCAAACCCATCGCCGATGCGCTGGGCGTCGAGCACCTGCTGGCCGCCATGCCCGAGTATGACGACGCAGGCAACGTCACGGGCAAGCTGGTCGGCACGCCGACCCTGGGCGCGGGCAAGCTGACCCACACCCACGCCTGGCTGGAAAAGATGGGCAAGGAACTGGGGCAGTTCGAGCGCAGCTATTTTTACAGCGATTCACACAACGACATTCCCCTGCTGTCGGTCGTGACCCACCCGGTCGCGACCAACCCCAATACCGCTTTGAGCGCACACGCATCCCTCCACGGCTGGCCATCACTCCACTTATTCAATGATTAAAAAATTCATCCGCAAGATCCTCGGCGTTAAAAAAGAGGCAGCGCGCGACACCACGGCACCCGTCGTGCTCGGTCCCGCGCAACACGGAATCGACCCGAAACTGGTGTCGTCGAATGCCATCCGCGTCACCAGCAGCCTGCAGGAAGCGGGCTTCGAAGCCTTTGTCGTCGGCGGCGCCGTGCGCGACCTGCTGCTGGGCGTCAAACCGAAAGACTTCGACATCGCCACCAACGCCACGCCGGAGCAGGTCAAGCGATTGTTCCGCCGCGCCTTCATCATCGGCAAACGCTTCCAGATCGTGCACGTGATGTTCGGCCAGGATTTGCTGGAAGTGACGACCTTCCGCGGCGCCGGCGCCGACTCCGCGCCCAAGGATGAACATGGCCGCGTCCTGCGCGACAACACCTTCGGCTTGCAGCACGAAGACGCGCTGCGCCGCGACTTCACCATCAACGCCATGTACTACAACCCGGCCACGCAGGAAGTGCTCGATTATCACGGCGGAGTGGAAGACATCCGCGCCCAGACCCTGCGCATGATCGGTAAACCGGAAGAACGCTACCGCGAAGACCCCGTGCGCATGCTGCGCGTGGTGCGCTTCGCCGCCAAGCTGAAATTCACCATCGAGCCGCATACGGCCGCGCCGATCCCCATCATGGCGCCGCTGATCAACAACGTGCCCGCCCCGCGCGTGTTCGACGAGATGCTGAAACTGCTGATGAGCGGCCACGCACTGGCCTGCCTGCAGCAGCTGCGCAAGGAAGGCTTGCATCACGGCTTGCTGCCGCTGCTCGACGTGGTGCTGGAGCAGCCGCTGGGCGCGAAATTCGTCACCCTGGCGCTGGACGCCACGGACCAGCGCATCGCCGCCGGCAAGACCGTCTCGCCGGGCTTTTTGTTTGCCTCGCTGCTGTGGCATCAGGTGCTGGAAAAATGGACGGCCTACCGCGCCGCCGGCGAGTCGACGATTCCCGCGCTGCACCTGGCGGCCGACGACGTGCTCGATTCGCAGACGGAAAAACTGGCCTTGCAGCGCAAGATCGGCTCCGACATGCGCGACATCTGGTCGATGCAGCCGCGCTTCGAGCGCCGGGTCGGCAAGGCGCCGCATAAACTGCTGGAACACCTGCGCTTCCGCGCCGGCTACGACTTCCTGCTGCTGCGCTGCGCCTCGGGCGAGATCGACATGGAGATCGGCGAATGGTGGACGGCCTTTTATGAAGGCGACGAGGAAACGCGCGAAGCGCTGCTCGTCAGCGCGAATGCCGCGCCGGGCGCCGTCAAGAAGAAGCGTCCGCCACGCCGCAGCACGCGCAGCAAGACGGGTACGGGCGGCTCGACCACCGGCAGCACCAGCGGCGAATAATGGCAGTCATTGCTTACATCGGTATCGGGGCGAACTTGGGCGACGCACGCGCCAACGTGCACGATGCGATCGCGCGCCTGGCGCGCCTGCCCGGCGCCAGCTTGCTGGATGCCTCGGCCAGCTACCGCACGGCGCCCATCGATTCGAGCGGTGACGACTACGTCAACGCCGTGGCGCGCATCAGCACCACCCTGCCGGCCGAAGAACTGCTGCAGGCCCTGCACGCCATCGAGGCGGCGCACGGGCGCGAACGGCCCTACCGCAACGCCCCGCGCACGCTGGACCTGGACTTGCTGCTGTACGGCGACGAGCAGATCGCCAGTGCCACCCTGACGGTGCCGCATCCGCGCATCACCGAGCGCGCCTTCGTGCTCGTGCCGCTCTTGGCCCTGGCGCCCGCCATCGCCGTGCCCGGCCTCGGGCCGGCGCAGGACTACCTGGCCAGCGTCGCCGACCAGGCCATCAGCGAGCTCTGAGCCACGGCGCCGGACATACACTACAATGCCGTCCCTGCAGCACGCCGCATAAAGTACTACACTAGCGGCGTCGCAATCGCATCACCCCCTTTCACTCTAGAGAATACCTATGTCCGCTTATTTGCAAGGAACAGATCTGGCCGCAAAAGACAAGGCTGCCACACCGGCGCCGGCGCCATCCAAGCCTGTCGCCAACAAGGCCGTGACCATCCATACCCTGGCCACGCTGCGCGCCGCCGGCGAAAAGATCACCATGCTGACCTGCTATGACGCCAGCTTCGCGTCGCTGATGGACCGCTGCGGCGTGGAAATCCTGCTGATCGGCGATTCGCTCGGCATGGTCTGCAATGGCCTCAACTCCACCCTGCCCGTCACCGTGGCCGAACTGGCTTACCACACGGCGTCCGTGGCGCGTGGCAGCAAGTCGGCCATGATCCTGTCCGACCTGCCGTTCGGCGCGTATGGCACGCCCGAGACAGCCTACGCGAATGCCGTGATCCTGATGCAGGCTGGCGCGCACATGATCAAGATCGAAGGCGGTGCCTGGCTGGCCGAGACCGTCCGCTTCCTCACCGAGCGCGGTATCCCCATCTGCGCCCACATCGGCCTGACGCCGCAATTCGTGCACCAGCTGGGCGGCTACAAGGTGCAGGGCAAGAGCACGGAAAGCGCTGCGGAATTGAAGAACGACGCGCTGGTGCTGCAAAACGCGGGCGCCGCCATCGTGCTGATGGAAGCGATGCCGTCGCAGCTGGGCAAGGAAGTGACGGACATGCTGACGATACCGACGATCGGCATCGGCGCCGGTCCCGACTGCTCGGGCCAGGTGCTCGTCATGCACGACATGCTGGGCGTGTTCCCAGGCCGCAAAGCGCGCTTCGTGCGCAACTTCATGGAAGGCGCGACCAGCATCGACGATGCCGTCACCGGCTACGTCAAAGCCGTCAAGGAAGGCAGCTTCCCGGCGCTGGAACACTGCTTCTGATGTAGTTTGTTTTATGTCGGCTTACGCGCTGCGCGCTAAGCCGACCTACGGCGGCAAAATCTGGGGTCAGACCCGGCGGGTCTGACCCCGGCTTCACGCCAACAATTCCCCCTACCCCACCTGTATCCAAGTCGTCTTCAATTCCGTGTACTTGTCCAGCGCATGCAATGACTTGTCGCGCCCGTTGCCTGACTGCTTGTAGCCGCCAAACGGCACGGTGATGTCGTCGCCATCGTATTGATTGACGTGCACGGTGCCGGCGCGCAGCGCGCGCGAGGTCTGGATGGCTTTGGTGATGTCGGACGTCCACACGGCCGCCTGCAAGCCGTACGGCGTGGCGTTGGCCTGTTGGATGGCTTCGGCGAGATCCGTAAAACCCAGCACCGACAGGACAGGCCCGAAAATCTCTTCGCGCGCGATCGTCATGGCAGCGTCCACGCCAAAGATGGTCGGCTGCACGTAATAGCCGCCCGTATCAAGGCGCACGGCCTCGCCGCCGCCCAGCAATTGCGCGCCTTCGTTCTTGCCGGCCGCGATGTAGCCCATCACGGTCTGCATCTGGGCGGCATCGACGATGGCGCCCATGACGGTGGCTTCGTCGAGCGGGTCGCCGGGCTGGAAGCGGGGCAGCATGGCCAGCGCCTTGGCGATAAATGCATCCTTGATCGATTCCTCCACGAACAGGCGCGAGGGCGCGTTGCAGCTTTCGCCCTGGTTGAAGAAGATGGAACCGATGGCGGCCGCCACGGCCTTGTCCAGATCCGGGCAATCGGCGCAGACGATGTTGGCGGACTTGCCGCCCAGCTCCGTCCACGCCCGTTTCAGGTTCGACTGTCCCGCCATCTGCACGATCAATTTTCCCGTGCGCGTGGAACCCGTAAAGCCGATGCAATCAACATCCATGTGCAGCGCCAGCGCGGCGCCGGCCTCCTTGCCGTAGCCGGGCAGCACGTTGAAGACGCCCGCCGGCACGCCCGCTTCGAGCGCGATGTCGGCCAGGCGCAAGGCCGTCAGCGGCGATTTTTCAGACGGTTTCAAGATCACGCTGTTGCCGGCCACGAGGGCGGGCGCGATCTTCCAGGCGGCCATGATCATCGGGTAATTCCACGGCACGATGGCGGCGACGACGCCGACCGGTTCGCGCGTGATCAGGGCCAGGCTGTTGGCGGGGGTCGGCGCGATTTCATCGTAGACCTTGTCGATCGCCTCGCCATACCAGCGCAGGCAATTGGCCGTGGCGCCCACGTCCACGCTCTGGCTGTATTTGATCGGTTTGCCCATGTCCAGGGTTTCCAGCAGGGCCAGTTCGGGACCGTATTGCTGCACCAGGTCGGCGAACTTGATCAATATCCGCTTGCGCTGCGCCGGCGACTTGCCTGCCCAGCGGCGGTCGTCGAAGGCGGCGCGGGCGGCCTGCACGGCCGCATCCACGTCGGCAGTGTCGCAGCGTGCCACCTGCCCCAGCAAGCGCCCGTCGATGGGCGACAGGTTATCGAAAGTCTGGCCAGATACGGCCACTGTCCGCTCGCCATTGATAACTGCGCGTCCATCGATCGCGAGCGCGGCGGCCCGTGCATGCCAGCTGGTGTTTTCCGTCATGGTCGTCTCCTGCAAGGTGAAAACGCCAGCTTACTCTAGTCTTCCAAATAGGCCGCAGACAGTTGCTTGCGACGTCTGCGGTCGGCGCGCGCCAGCATCACGGCATACGCGATCACGGCGATGGTCACCACCAGGATCGTCAGCGCCGCGATGGCATTCACGCGCGGATCGAGCCCCAGGCGCGCACGCGAGAAGATCACCAGCGGCATGGTCGTCGAACCGGGGCCGGACAGGAAAGCCGACAGCACCACGTCGTCCAGCGACAGGGTAAACGTCAGCAGCCAGGCGGACGCCAGCGCCTGCGTGATGTTCGGCAGAGTCACGAGGAAGAACACCTGGTGCGCGCGGCAGCCCAGGTCCATGGCCGCCTCGGCCAGCGATTTGCTCATCTCCTGCAGGCGCGACTGCACCACCACGGCCGCATACGCCATGCCCAGCAGGGTGTGGCCGAGCCAGATGGTCAGCACGCCCCGCTCGGGAAAACCGAAGACCTTTTGCATGGACACCAGCATCAGCAGCAAGGACAGGCCGATGATCACTTCCGGCATGACCAGCGGCGCGCTGACCATGGACGAGAACAAGGTACGGCCGCGGAAGCGCTGGTAATTGGTCAGCGCGAAGGCGGCAAACGTGCCGAGGATGACGGACGAGGTGGCCGACATGAAGGCGATTTTCAGCGACAAACCGAAGCCGGAAATGATCTCCGTATCGCTCATCAACTCGCTGTACCAGCGCAGCGAAAAGCCGCTCCACACCATGTCCTGGCGCGAGCTGTTGAACGAAAAGACGATCAGCACGATGATGGGCAGGTACAGGAACAGATAGCCGAGCGAAAGCCAGCCGCGGCCGAACCAGCGCTGCAGGAAAGTACGTCCGTTCATGTGCGCTCCTCCGCGTCTTGGTCCGTCTTGTATTTGTTAAAAATGGCCATCGGCACGAGGATCAGCAAGACCACCAGCACCGTCACCGACGACGCCATGGCCCAGTCGTTATTGGTGAAGTATTCATCCCACAGCACGCGGCCGATCATCAGGGTTTCCGGGCCACCCAGCAGCTCGGGAATCACGTATTCGCCCACGGACGGAATGAACACCAGCATGGCGCCGGCGATGATGCCCGACTTCGACAGGGGCACGGTGATGCGCCAGAACGCCTGCAAGGGCGTGGCACCCAGGTCGGCCGCCGCTTCCAGGAAACGCATGTCCATTTTGACCAGGTTCGCGTACAGGGGCAAAATCATGAACGGCAGGTAGGCGTACACCATGCCGACCACCAGCGAGAACGAGGTGTTCATCATGTGCAGCGGTTCCTGCACCACGCCCAGCGCGATCAGCAAGTCGTTGAGCAAGCCGTGGTTGGCCAGGATGCCCTTCCACGCATACACGCGCAGCAGGAACGAGGTCCAGAACGGCAGCATCACCAGCATCATCAGCACGGGACGGATCGACGGTTTCGCGCGCGCCATGAAGTAGGCGAACGGGTAGCCGATGAAGAGGCAGATGGCCGTGGTGATGGCCGCGTATTTCAATGAACTGAGGTAGGTGAGCAGATACAGTTCATCGGCGGCGATGAACAGGTAGTTGGCGATTTTCACCTTCAGCACGACGATGCCGTCGACGTACGACAACAAGCCGCCGAACGGGCTGCCCGCCGTATCCATGTCGGACAGGCTGATACGCAGCACGATCAGGAACGGCACCAGAAAGGCGGCCGCCAGGAACAGCGACGGCACGGCGATGACGGCGGTGCGGCCGGTAAGCCAGCGCAGGGTGACGAGCTTGCGCAGCGATTGCAGGAGGGACGTCATGATGGCCTCAGCTGGTCAGCACGACGATGTCGGCGCCATCCCACCACACCCACACGCGCTGTTCGCGCTCCAGGCGCGCAGCGTCGTGGCGGGCCGCGTTGGTGCGCGACACTTTCACCAGCGTGCCGCTGTCGAGGCGTACGTGGTAGCTGGTTTCATTGCCAAAGTATGCCATGGCGACGATCACGCCCTGGGCGCAGTTGTAGCCGTGTTCGGCCGGCGACGCGCGCTCTTCCAGGGTCGGGGACGCGATCTGGATGCCGATTTTTTCGGGGCGCACGGCCACCGAGACATCCATGCCAAGGTTGCCCGTGATGCCATGCGAAACATAGTGCTCGCCATCGGGCGTGGCGATGACCACGTGATCGGCTTCGTCCTGCGTGATGTGGCCGTCGAACAGGTTGACGCTGCCGATGAAGTCGGCCACGAAACGGCAGTTCGGCGTCTCGTAGATTTCACCGGGCGCGCCCACCTGCAGGATGCGCCCTTCGCTCATGACGGCGATGCGCGTGGCCATGCTCATGGCTTCGTCCTGGTCGTGCGTGACCATCACGCAGGTGACGCCCACCTGCTCGATGATGTTCACCAGCTCCATCTGCGTGCGTTCGCGCAGTTTTTTATCGAGCGCGCCCAGCGGCTCGTCAAGCAGCAGCAATTGCGGCCGCTTGGCCAGGCTGCGCGCCAGCGCCACGCGCTGCTGCTGCCCGCCCGACAACTGGTGCGGCTTGCGCTTCGCGTACTGGCCCAGCTGCACCAGCGCCAGCATCTGCTCGACCCGCGCCGCCACTTCCGCTTTCGGCAAGCCGTCGCGGCGCAGGCCGAAGGCGATGTTGTCCCACACGGACAGATGCGGGAACAGCGCGTACGACTGGAACATCATGTTGATGGGACGCTGGTGCGGCGGCACATCAACGATGCTGTTGCCTGCCAGGGCGATCCTGCCCGACGTCGGCGTCTCGAAGCCCGCCAGCATGCGCAGCAGGGTCGACTTGCCGCAACCTGAACTGCCGAGCAAGGCGAAGATCTCGCCCTTGTTGATCGTCACGGAAATATTATTGACGGCGCGCACGCCATCGAATTCCTTGACCAGCTGATCAATCAGCAAGAAAGGCGCTGGGGCGTCGCTGGCCGACGCGGCAGGTGTTGCTATCGTCATGTGTGGGTGGCTTCTGGGTAAGAGGGTGTCAAATGAAAAACTGGCCGCTACAAAGAGCGGCCAGGATGGAAGTTTAGCGGAACTGCCGCTTATCGGGTCTAAAAATTGTACAGATGTCGATAAAAACCCAACAGCTGAGACTGGGGTCGTACCCTCAGGGTACGACCCCGGCCCTTGCGTTTGGGTTCGACGATAGCTAAACCCACCCCTTCGCCTGTACATCCGCATACGTCTTGTCCAGGCACAGCCGTATCAAGCCCACCATTTCATCGATCTGCGCGCGCGTCATCACCAGCGGCGGGGCGACGATCATGCGCTCGCCCACGGCACGCATGATGACGCCATTGTCGAACATGTGGCCGCGGCAGATCATGCCCACGCCCTGGCCTTCGTCAAACAGCTCGTTCTCGTGCACGGTGGCGCCCTTCCTGCGCACCAGGTTCAGGCCAGCGACCAGGCCGCAGCTGTCCGCATAGCCGACCAACGGATGTTCGCCCAGGCTGGCAAAGCACTGCTGCAGGTACGGCCCCGTATCCTCGGCCACCTTGGCCACCAGCTGTTCCTCCTCGATGATGCGGATGTTTTCCAGCGCCGCCGCGCAGGCGACGGGGTGGCCGGAATACGTGAAACCGTGCGTGAATTCACCGCCCTGCTCGATCAATACCTTGGCGACCCTGTCGCCCACCAGCACGCCACCCAGCGGCACGTAGCCAGAAGTGACGCCCTTGGCAAAGGTGATCAGGTCGGGCTTGATGCCGAACAGTTCGGAGCCGAACCAGCGGCCCAGGCGGCCGAAGCCGCAGATGACTTCATCGGCGATCAGCAAGATGCCGTACTTGTCGCAGATGCGCTGGATCTCGGGCCAGTAGGTACTTGGAGGAATGATGACGCCGCCCGCGCCCTGCACCGGTTCGCCGATGAAGGCGGCCACCTTGTCGGCGCCGATTTCCAGGATTTTGTCTTCCAGCCAGCCAGCCGCCTTCAGGCCGAAGGCCTCGGGAGTCAATCCGTGCCCCGACTCCAGGTAATTGGGCTGGCCGATGTGCGCGATGCCCGGTATCGGCATGCAGCCCTGCGCATGCATGCCGTCCATGCCGCCCAGCGACGCTCCCGCCACCGTGCTGCCGTGATAGGCGTTGTGGCGGCTGATGATGGTATGGCGCTCCTTGTAGCCGAGGATATCCCAGTAGCGGCGCACCATGCGCAGATTCGTGTCGTTGCCTTCCGAGCCGGAACTGGTGAAGAACACGTGCTGGAACTGCGGCGGTGATATCTGCGCCAGCTTGGCGGCCAGCTGCGCGGCCGGCACGTTCGTCGTGCCAAAGAAGCTGTTATAGAACGGCAGCGTCTCCATCTGCCGGTACACGGCTTGCGAAATCGACGTGCGGCCGTAGCCCACGTTGACGCACCACAGACCCGACATGCCGTCGACGATTTTCTTGCCCAGGCTATCCCACAGATAGACGCCGTCGCCGCGCACCATCACGCGCGCGCCCTTGCTTGCCAGGTCCTGGAAATCGGTGAACGGATGCAGGTAGTGGGCCGAGTCCATCTGCTGGATGGCGTTTGTATCGTACACCTGCGGCGCCGCGTTTTTCTGCGCCACGGAGGATACAAAAGCGGCGCTGGGCGCCAGCGGATTGTTCGATGTGCTCATTGATATCCTTTCTTAAACGTGGAGCAGAAGATGCTCGCGCTCCCACGGGCTGATCACGGTCATGAATTCCTGGTGTTCCAGGTCCTTGATGGCCGCATACACGTCGATGAAGCGCTCGCCCAGCACCGTGCGCAGCTTGTCTTCCGCGCGCAGCAGTTGCAGGGCTTCGGGCAAGCCTTGCGGCAGTTCGAACTTCATGTCGTAGGCGCTGCCCACCATCATCGGCGTCGCTTCCAGCTGCTCCGTCATGCCAAGGTAGCCGCAGGCCAGGGTGACGGCCAGCGCCAGGTAGGGATTCGCGTCGGCGCCGATGATGCGGTTTTCCACGCGCCGGTCCTGCACGCCCGATTCAGGCACGCGAAAACCCACGGTGCGGTTGTCCAGGCCCCATTGAATATTGATCGGCGCGGCCGTGTGGCGCACGATGCGGCGGTAGGAATTCACGTAGGGCGCGACGATGGCCATGGCCGACGGCATGTAGCGCTGCAGTCCCGCGATGTAATGCTTGAAGATGGGCGCGGCCGAACCGTCCTCGTTGCTGAAGATGTTCAGGCCCGTCTTCGCATCGACGACGCTCTGGTGCACGTGCATGGCGGAACCCGGTTCGCCCGCCATGGGCTTGGCCATGAAGGTGGCGTACATATCGTGTTTCAAGGCCGCTTCGCGCAGAGTGCGCTTGAAGAAAAACACCTTGTCGGCCAGGCCCAGCGGGTCACCGTGCAGGAAGTTGATTTCCATCTGCCCCGCGCCGATTTCGTGGATCAGGGTGTCGACGTCAAGGTTCATCAGTTCGCAGTAATCGTAGATATCCTCGAACAGGGGATCGAACTCGTTGACGGCGTCGATGCTGTAGACCTGGCGGCTCGTCTCGGCCCGGCCGCTGCGCCCGATGGGCGGCTTCAGTGGCAAGTCCGGGTCCGTGTTTTTCGCCGTCAGGTAGAACTCCAGTTCCGGCGCCACCACGGGTTTCCAGCCCTTGTCCGCATACAGTTT
Above is a genomic segment from Janthinobacterium sp. 64 containing:
- a CDS encoding ABC transporter ATP-binding protein, which produces MTIATPAASASDAPAPFLLIDQLVKEFDGVRAVNNISVTINKGEIFALLGSSGCGKSTLLRMLAGFETPTSGRIALAGNSIVDVPPHQRPINMMFQSYALFPHLSVWDNIAFGLRRDGLPKAEVAARVEQMLALVQLGQYAKRKPHQLSGGQQQRVALARSLAKRPQLLLLDEPLGALDKKLRERTQMELVNIIEQVGVTCVMVTHDQDEAMSMATRIAVMSEGRILQVGAPGEIYETPNCRFVADFIGSVNLFDGHITQDEADHVVIATPDGEHYVSHGITGNLGMDVSVAVRPEKIGIQIASPTLEERASPAEHGYNCAQGVIVAMAYFGNETSYHVRLDSGTLVKVSRTNAARHDAARLEREQRVWVWWDGADIVVLTS
- the hda gene encoding DnaA regulatory inactivator Hda — encoded protein: MKQLVLDLGTDQAHSLDTFEVGQNAEVAQLMRQFAARTSREHFAYLWGELAAGKSHLLKALASTERARYISPFSIESEFVYSPDVDLYLLDDCEKLSPLAQIDAFALFNEIRANKAYMVCSGAVPPAVLPVREDLRTRMGWGLIYQIHGLTDDEKIAALTQAATTRGLTLSPGVLPYLLSHFRRDMRSLSTMLDSLDLYSLETQRPITLPLLRELLQAEAKE
- the panB gene encoding 3-methyl-2-oxobutanoate hydroxymethyltransferase, whose translation is MSAYLQGTDLAAKDKAATPAPAPSKPVANKAVTIHTLATLRAAGEKITMLTCYDASFASLMDRCGVEILLIGDSLGMVCNGLNSTLPVTVAELAYHTASVARGSKSAMILSDLPFGAYGTPETAYANAVILMQAGAHMIKIEGGAWLAETVRFLTERGIPICAHIGLTPQFVHQLGGYKVQGKSTESAAELKNDALVLQNAGAAIVLMEAMPSQLGKEVTDMLTIPTIGIGAGPDCSGQVLVMHDMLGVFPGRKARFVRNFMEGATSIDDAVTGYVKAVKEGSFPALEHCF
- a CDS encoding ABC transporter permease — encoded protein: MNGRTFLQRWFGRGWLSLGYLFLYLPIIVLIVFSFNSSRQDMVWSGFSLRWYSELMSDTEIISGFGLSLKIAFMSATSSVILGTFAAFALTNYQRFRGRTLFSSMVSAPLVMPEVIIGLSLLLMLVSMQKVFGFPERGVLTIWLGHTLLGMAYAAVVVQSRLQEMSKSLAEAAMDLGCRAHQVFFLVTLPNITQALASAWLLTFTLSLDDVVLSAFLSGPGSTTMPLVIFSRARLGLDPRVNAIAALTILVVTIAVIAYAVMLARADRRRRKQLSAAYLED
- the pcnB gene encoding polynucleotide adenylyltransferase PcnB yields the protein MIKKFIRKILGVKKEAARDTTAPVVLGPAQHGIDPKLVSSNAIRVTSSLQEAGFEAFVVGGAVRDLLLGVKPKDFDIATNATPEQVKRLFRRAFIIGKRFQIVHVMFGQDLLEVTTFRGAGADSAPKDEHGRVLRDNTFGLQHEDALRRDFTINAMYYNPATQEVLDYHGGVEDIRAQTLRMIGKPEERYREDPVRMLRVVRFAAKLKFTIEPHTAAPIPIMAPLINNVPAPRVFDEMLKLLMSGHALACLQQLRKEGLHHGLLPLLDVVLEQPLGAKFVTLALDATDQRIAAGKTVSPGFLFASLLWHQVLEKWTAYRAAGESTIPALHLAADDVLDSQTEKLALQRKIGSDMRDIWSMQPRFERRVGKAPHKLLEHLRFRAGYDFLLLRCASGEIDMEIGEWWTAFYEGDEETREALLVSANAAPGAVKKKRPPRRSTRSKTGTGGSTTGSTSGE
- a CDS encoding ABC transporter permease subunit, whose protein sequence is MTSLLQSLRKLVTLRWLTGRTAVIAVPSLFLAAAFLVPFLIVLRISLSDMDTAGSPFGGLLSYVDGIVVLKVKIANYLFIAADELYLLTYLSSLKYAAITTAICLFIGYPFAYFMARAKPSIRPVLMMLVMLPFWTSFLLRVYAWKGILANHGLLNDLLIALGVVQEPLHMMNTSFSLVVGMVYAYLPFMILPLYANLVKMDMRFLEAAADLGATPLQAFWRITVPLSKSGIIAGAMLVFIPSVGEYVIPELLGGPETLMIGRVLWDEYFTNNDWAMASSVTVLVVLLILVPMAIFNKYKTDQDAEERT
- a CDS encoding AI-2E family transporter — protein: MPFAITAEQKQTAFWIAVWLAFLLLLVSLGPILTPFLAAAILAYVLNPGVDRLQRLHYKRFYVPRPLAVLVVVVLFFLAITALVLIVVPVLQKEIPLLQAQIPQFLSKANEFLAPKLRDLGIRVRLDGTGIKRMLSQQMATSGDEIWSTVLASARIGGTAVLGWLATVVLIPVVLFYLLLDWHPMLARIAGAVPRRWVGRTVGMAQEVDTLLAQYLRGQLLVMLVLATYYSVALAIAGFEVALPVGIITGLLVFIPYLGFGLGLMLALIAALLQFADWSGVIAVAVIYGCGQVIEGFFLTPRLVGERIGLNPLAVIFALLAFGQLFGFVGVLLALPASAVLMVAFKHLRRHYLSSSFYNA
- a CDS encoding aldehyde dehydrogenase — its product is MTENTSWHARAAALAIDGRAVINGERTVAVSGQTFDNLSPIDGRLLGQVARCDTADVDAAVQAARAAFDDRRWAGKSPAQRKRILIKFADLVQQYGPELALLETLDMGKPIKYSQSVDVGATANCLRWYGEAIDKVYDEIAPTPANSLALITREPVGVVAAIVPWNYPMIMAAWKIAPALVAGNSVILKPSEKSPLTALRLADIALEAGVPAGVFNVLPGYGKEAGAALALHMDVDCIGFTGSTRTGKLIVQMAGQSNLKRAWTELGGKSANIVCADCPDLDKAVAAAIGSIFFNQGESCNAPSRLFVEESIKDAFIAKALAMLPRFQPGDPLDEATVMGAIVDAAQMQTVMGYIAAGKNEGAQLLGGGEAVRLDTGGYYVQPTIFGVDAAMTIAREEIFGPVLSVLGFTDLAEAIQQANATPYGLQAAVWTSDITKAIQTSRALRAGTVHVNQYDGDDITVPFGGYKQSGNGRDKSLHALDKYTELKTTWIQVG
- the folK gene encoding 2-amino-4-hydroxy-6-hydroxymethyldihydropteridine diphosphokinase, with the translated sequence MAVIAYIGIGANLGDARANVHDAIARLARLPGASLLDASASYRTAPIDSSGDDYVNAVARISTTLPAEELLQALHAIEAAHGRERPYRNAPRTLDLDLLLYGDEQIASATLTVPHPRITERAFVLVPLLALAPAIAVPGLGPAQDYLASVADQAISEL
- a CDS encoding HAD family hydrolase, with product MNLALFDLDHTLLPIDSDHEWGEFLVRIGAVDAAEFTRRNDEFFAQYQAGTLDPVEYLEFSLGTLAQFPRERLEALHRQFMAEVVVPAIRPEVVALLKQHQDAGDLLAIVTATNHFITKPIADALGVEHLLAAMPEYDDAGNVTGKLVGTPTLGAGKLTHTHAWLEKMGKELGQFERSYFYSDSHNDIPLLSVVTHPVATNPNTALSAHASLHGWPSLHLFND